The Triticum urartu cultivar G1812 chromosome 5, Tu2.1, whole genome shotgun sequence genome contains the following window.
GAAGAGATAACAAAGCTAGCTAGTAGTAATGGGGGAGAAACAAGTGAGGTTGAAGCAAGTGAGGGAGACAGGGGGGGATTGGAAAAGGTGGCTGCTGCGCCTTAGCAGAACCACTGTTTATAGGGAGGCGCTACTACTAAGTGCGATAGCAGTAGCGATCCTCTACATGTCGCGCTGCTACTAAGTGGGGACCTTAGTTGCATCGGTGTGTCTataccccgcgctactgctatgtatttagcagtagcgcgcaccCACAGAGCAGCACTGCTACTATTCGTAGCCTGGTGGGTACAGTGGGGACCACCTAGCAGCAGTGCTCTTTGTAcccccacgctactgctaaagagatagcagtagcgcttgcTTACGACCAGCGCTACTGTAAAGTAGCAGTAGTGTTGTATCTAATCAGCGCTTCTGTTAAGCCTTCACCTATAaggtttttcctagtagtgtgtgGGCCTTATCCGTGGAGCTCCAACATATGTGCAAGGGTCGATAGCGGTAAAGGAGCTGGGTGACCCAACTACTCCCATAATCAAGCTTCACACCATCACACGAAATCCTGCTGTCTCTGTcaatttttttgtgaaatatgCTATCAATGAATGTAAAATTGTGAATAACTTGTGTACTATTTGATCTACCCATTGGGTACCCAATGGGTATGAGTACCCGTCAAGTATGGGTATGGATAAAGTTTCATAGCCATGGGTACATGTATGAGTACAGTTTTGTACCCATTATCTATATAGGTATGGGTATTGTATTGCTCTACTTGccccataccctacccattgccatccttaccAAAATCTTGCCGCAAAATACAAAACTAGCCCATAATTTGCAGGTAAGAGAGGGAGAAGACATGGAAATTATTAGCATACAAACACATCTTAgatgcaaaaataaaataaaatattaaatgttgattgtCAGATCACAGATTAATGTTTTTTTGGAAGAAAAAAATTACAGATAAATGTCTCGGATTGGCTACGCTGGAGTTGCTAGAGCTTCTATGTTAATTTTGGGAAAACCACTAACTAACAGCTATTTCATAACTTAACATAGAAAGTTTGTTGACACAATGACCCTGTCAAAACACATATTGTATTAGGTAGTCTTATAGAGGAAGTACTATATACATAACGAGTCTCTCCGTCATGTCCCATGCCCATTTGAGATATCCACCCGTGATTTGACACCCTATCTTAACTTTTCTGTTGTTAAGGCATCTCAAATGCTGACCATCAAAACACACGTAACTATCTGAACCGCGTGGTCTGGATATATTTTGTCATTCAAAGCGATCTTGCATCGGTTCGGTGCGAACGTACTTTTTCCTGCAAACCAGACACAAAACCGCGcgcgggggagggggggggggggcggggggctTTGTCGGCGTCCGAACTGCTGTCACGCCTGCTTCTGACTAATCTGGCCCACCAGAAACCCCTTCCTTGCCCACACACTTTTCCTCCCCAAGCCTGCTGCCCGCATTGATGCTGGTCCAAAACGGACCAAAATTGAGGCGACTTGCCGGCCGAGAGCACCGCCCACGCTGCACCTCCGGTATCCACGCCTGTTCAATGCTGAAGAGACGTTTACTGGATAGGATGGGACGGATATCTACCACGTCAGTTCAATTCTCGTCCCTCCGTCTGCCACCATCAAACAGTCTCACCGGCCGAGAAATCAACTCCGGTGCCCGCGCATTGACTCACCCGGACGCTTTGCATCACCTGAAACGGCTATTTAAGAGTGGCCACACCCGGCTCACAACATATCTGCTCCACATCCTCCTCTCGTGCActacatccgccatgaccgcgaGCGGGAGCACTTTGTGGGAGAGTCTGCCAATGGACCAAAAGCACAAGGTTGCAGCCAGTTGCGAGCCCCAACTTCATTGTCGAGCAACAGGCGATCGGATTTGTATGAATCTTGTCTGATTTGTTTAAACTTGGTCTGAAATGTATGCGGGTATCATTGGATGAACTGCTTCCACATCCACCACGGACTGATCTTCTTTATCTGCAGACGGATGTAGAAGCAAATTTCGTGGTGAGCGTTGGAGATGCCTTTGCATCCTGAAATGCTCTTCTACGTTAGTCTTACCCGGAAGACGTGGGTAGGAGGGTAATTTTTTGTCGTCTTCCTTAAAGTGCATCTGCCTAGCACCGTTCTTAATTAGTGTAATTACATGTGTCCAGCTAAAGTGTAGGAAGATTAGACATGGACAGTTAGACAGAGCGCAACTGCAAGTATGCAAGGGATAGGAAAAAGAAAGTTGGTGGCTTCCGAAGCAGCTCCGGCCGCCGGCGGCATTGCACTTTCTTCCTTGGGTTTGGTTTTCTCACTGTCTCCTTCTTCGTCGTCACCACTCTGGCCAGGTTCAATAAAGGTAACGACAAATTAGCTGTTGTTGAGATCGAAAGCACCATCCATGCATGAATGGAGGTCGACGTGGGTACCTTGGCTGCTGCCTCCGACGGTTCGTTCTTCGTGGATGACTGAGCATCGCTTCCTTCCGCTTCCTCCGTCGGGGAGGATTTGTTGCCTGTCGACGATGCAGGCGCGGATGCCTTGGCGCTGTTCGAGCCGTTCGCCTCTGTAGGCGCCGCAGCCTCCAAGGCATGAGCAGTGGCGGCCACAGGCGTTGCTGCCACTTTCGGCGGTGCCACCGGGGCGACCGACGCTTGCGCCGGCGCTGTTTTGACCTGCATCACACACGGGCGTGCATCAAAACAGCGTGTGAAAACCAGCGTGCATGTGCATGTCATCGACAACGCGTGTACGTGCTCACCGGATCTTTCATGATGCCAATGTCATACATGGGCGTGAAGTCTGGCTGGAACATCCCGAAATTGCGCTCGGCGACGGGCCCGGGCTTCAGGTCCTCGTTGAAGAGCGCGAATATGTACGTCTCGAACTTCCGCTTTGGCATGAGCGGTGTGCCTGACCCGGAGCTAACCGCACCGATGAGATATTTGTTGTACTCAGCTGCCTCGGCCTGGCTCACACCGATCTGCCCGTCCATCGCCTTAGTCGGCCACCCGGTCTCCCCAACGAGGATCTCCACGTCCTCAAACCCAAGTTTCTTCATTGCCGAGTACACCGAGTCAAGTTGTGCCACAAACATGCTCGTGTACGTGATACCCGTACCCGTGTCTAGCACGCCAGGGTTCGACCGCGCCAGTGCGTACGGTAGCGTGTCACCGTTGTACCCAAAGTACGGGTACGTGTTCACGATGAGTGGGGACTTGGTCTTCTGGAGAAATTGGAGCATCGGCGTGAAGATGGCAACATCCCAGACATCGCGAAACCGAGCCGCGGACGGCGGCTGGGCGTCAACCAGGATGCCGAGTGAGCTTGGCGTGGAAACTCGAATTTTGCTATAGCCAGCCGTGACGAGCGCAGCCTTGAGCGTCTGCATGGCGGGGACGAGGTTGCCGATGAGATTCTTGTCGGCCGTGTCCATGATCTCGTTGCCCACGGCGACGAGAGATATATCTGTGGCGGGGTAGTATGGCGCGATGTTGGTAGCGACCCATGCATCGGCGCCGTTCTGGGTGGCGAGGCCAGGGATGTCCCCATTGCTTGCTGTGACCATTACCGAGATGCCCGTGCCCGCGAAGGCCCGAATAATGTCCGGCTTGGTGTCAAACAGCTTTACACGGTCAATGTTTGTGCGGGTCACGAGGAATGCCGCAACCTTAGCCGGCGATGGAAGGTTGTCACCCTTGGTGCCGTAGTTGACACCGATCGCCATGCTGAACGGTGCTATGACGAGGAATATGCATATGACCACCTCCGCGCGGAGCATGCAACCATGCCtcggcggcggcgccatggtgagcCGGTGTGTCGCTGGAGGATGGCCGGCCGGACACAAGCCAAGTAGGTGGTGACGGGAGGTGCGCGATATGAAGTTTGGGCTATTATTGAGGATCCTCTAATTATAGCTACCTATACTAGGAAGGTATGCATATGCACGGAGCCGATATCTTCAAACGCATGTGTGGGCTCCGATAGGGACGGCTAGCATCGCGAGCGCGGTAGGCAGCACATATAGATGTTGCCCCCGAAATGGAATCTTATGCAAGCGCAGCGCACCCACTCGGCTAGGTCATATGACAAGAAGGCCCTCCCCTCTCCTCCCTCTTTGGATTATTACTAGGACTGGAATATATCATCACTATGGCATCAGGTTATGTATGCATGCACGCAGATGTGACAAAAACAATGATATTGATGCTTAACTTGCTACTTGAATTTACAATAGGTCTTCAATGGTTGGCTTGGCTTTGTGTTGATGAGATCCTCTTGTTACTACAAAAAATATTGGACGAAGAAAGAACAAGAGGTGGGCCACCAGCTAgccacaaggatggagggcgcgcccccaaccttgtgggccccctggcaggccttcGGTGTCCATCTTTGTCTATGTTGTGTGTTTTGACctgaaaaaaaaaatcaaaaggaagctttcgggacgaagcgccgccgtctcgaggcggaacctgggcataaccaatctagggcttcggctGAGCTATTCTACCAGGAAAACATCCCTTCAGGAgtggggaaatcgaagccatcgtcatcaccaacgatcctctcatcgagagggggtcaatctccatcaacatcttcaccagcaccatctcctctcaaaccatatttcatctcttgtattcgatcttggtcccaaaacctcagattggtacatgtgggttgctagtactgttgattactctttatagttgatgctagttggtttatttgatggaagattatattttcaaatccttaatgataattaatactcgtCGGATCATGATTatgaatatgttttgtgagtagttaaGTTTGTTTCTAaggacatgagagaagtcttattgtaagtaatcatgtgaatttggcatTCGTTCCATATTTTggtgagatgtatgttgtctttcctctagtggtgttatgtgaacgtccactacatgacacttcactatTATTTGGGcttaggggaaggcattgggaagtaataagtagaggatgggttgctagagtgatagaagcttaaaccctagtttatgcgttgcttcgtaaggggctgatttggatccatatgtttcatgctatggttaggtttaccttaattcttctttcatagttgcggatgcttgcgagagaggttaatcataagcgggaggcttgtccaaggaagggcagcacccaagcacaggtgcacccacatatcaaattatcaaagtaaagaacgcgaatcatatgagcatgatgaaaactaacttgacaacaattcccatgtgtcctcgggagcgctttgctttataatAGTTCGTTCAGACTTTTTCTTTGCtgcaaaaaggattggtccaccttgctgcaccttagttactttatttacttgttacccgttacgatttatcttattacaaaactatctgttaccgagaattttagtgcttgcagagaataccttgctgaaaaccacttgtcattttcttctactcctcgttgggttcaacgcTCTTACTTagcgaaaggactacaatagatcccctatacttgtgggtcatcaacgtCCATCGGGCCCATCATTTCCACCGTGGACCTCACGTTTATCGGTGACGGACAGGTCATGAACTCCTACGaagatgagtagggcatgggaggtgGCAGGGGCATTGTGTCCCAAGTGGGCCGGTCTTTCTCCCATGTTCTACTCTTTCTCGTCGGAGACCACagcttcacttcacgggtcttgtcACCGTCGTTCATCGCTCACGAAGACGGATGGAAGAGATGGTCGCGGGAAGGGAACAATAATGACTTGGACGACGGATGCCGCCGTAGTCTAGGTCTAGGCCTGCCCCCCTCATCGGTATCATTGGTTGTCTGGCTCCCACATCCGTATCTGCAGATTGGTCTACTTTATCCGTGGACGAGTGCGGGAGGAAATTTTGGTGGTGAGCATTGGAGATTCCCTTTCCCTTTCCCGACCCACAAACCCGCCACAACCATCCGGACGCGGAAGCCATCTAACACGGTCATGAATCGGTATGCGGCGCAGTACGAACGTGTTTTCTCCGGCAAACTAAAGACAAACAtggggggtgtcggtgtcaaaaccggtggatctcgggtagggggtcccgaactgtgcgtctaggccggatggtaacaggaggcaagggacacgaagttttacccaggttcgggccctcccgatggaggtaaaaccctacgtcctgcttgattaatattgatgatatgggtagtacaagagtagatctaccacgagatcggagaggctaaaccctagaagctagcctatggtatgattgttgatgtgtatcttgtcctacgaactaaagccctccggtttatatagacaccgaatagggttagggttacatagagtcagttacaatggtacgagatctgcatatccgtatcgccaagcttgccttccacgccaaggaaagtccctcccggacacgggacgagttcttcaatcttgtatcttcatagtccaggagtccggctgaaggtatagtccggctatccgaacaccccctaatccaggactccctcagtagcccctgaaccaggcttcaatgacgacgagtccggcgcgcagattgtcttcgacattgcaaggcgggttcctcctccaagtactttatagaagattttgaacacatagatagtgtccggctctgcaaaataagtttccacatattgccgtagggagaataatatttacacaaatctaatctgctgacgtattccgtagcgtgacacaccacgaccaagcctttatccgagtcgtttcattatcccacctcagcgcatcatgcgaggcggttttcttggcacgtcttgctaaagcagagatcgtgtccccttatcccgggattctcatcaatacgggcgtgggtaacccaaccgcgccattgattacggcgcttggagataagcgagttttaccaggctggtggggacatgtagttgcgtccatccatataaggggataaggatccaccttttcaccttcgccttcttcctccttcacctatccattcttgcacactcgagctccagcgcccaagtccgcactccccacctcaaccttctccacccatgtccagagcgggaggcaagtggatggtctcctccgtcatggagggacacatcaaaaagctaaggaaggccggatacctgtctaacgacatcccgtaccggcttcccgaaaaggggcagctcatccccacccctaggccccatgagagggtggtgctcctcccccatttcctccgcggactgggcttccctctccacccatttgtccgggggctcatgttctactatggcctggatttccacgatctggccccgaactttgtcctcaacatctcagctTTTATCGTCGTGtttgaggctttcctccgcatccgcccccatttcggcctatggctcaagactttcaatgtcaagccgaaggtggtgcgcggcaaccaggcggagtgcggaggcgccatggtgggcaagatggccaacgtcctatggctcgagggctcctttgtggagaccctgaaggggtggcaatcggggtggttttacatcaccgagccacgcgacgccgaatgggtcgcatcccccgagtttcgatccggaccccctacgcggctcacctcctggaaggagacgggcctgtcgtggggttaaaaaaggagagctgaccgaactccaaacatgcgtccaaaccctagtggacaagaagctcaaacttgtcaacgtagtccaggttatgctcatccgcttgatcctcccgtgtcaacaatgggctttcaacctgtgggagttcgacccggcgcggcaccaaactctgagcaggctcttcgacacgacatacgaagatgcttggaaggtgcttttcaagggcgccgaggctcccgcatccgctaccgaggatcgcggattcagtgcgcagcgtcacgctctcgcggtaagctgttttttccttttatagggtatcagtttttcatagtttgactccatgtgggatctaagatcccttacctttgacaggattggcaggtgacgtccggacagatcaactgtctggctcctttgcccgaaggcccagcggacgctcgcttggcgaagctgctggttccggcaccctatgtggtgttggagaagaaggccgcgaaaaaggccacggggactcgaaagagtgcccgacgccaggaggtgtcggatccatcatccgacggttccgaggcgcattcctcccgtgaagacgaggaggaagaagaagagacctctccccctctagcgggaggagagaagaaaaggaaggccgccctctctggggaggccggagggtccaagaaggggaaaacccttcctccggattactccaccgacgccgacgacggcggagaggagtggctgcccagggccaagcccctggcaaaatcgtaagtatccggataccagagtaattcatagtattcgtttattgcacagctttcccttacgttgaatatgtttatgcagcccacccaaagaccagctcgacgcgtcgtcaagcggctcactggactcgtcggatgtgaactcgcttccgacggcttccttcccccgccctacggacgacaccgaagtgttgtcccaacaggttccaagccgggaggaggtggtcctggaggtgccgcaaggcgacctcccaaTCTCCAGGAGTAAAgcggatgaaaccccccagggctccaagtccggctctaggccggacactgctccggaaccttcaaaggttccagagtccggcgggcgacctccttgcAAGAGGAGCCAGCCCACTGTGCCAgcgacccccgtccaaccggaggcgccggacaatctgttggaggcgctccaagacgcctccatcaacgaggggcaccgtactattatgagtgcggtgatccagaaggttcagtccgccaagagcggactgactgaagcttgtactagacttttaacaggctttgaggtaagtaagaatgtgtaaataatattaccgcattgacagtagcccctgatgctctgtttggcgttcgggaagaaaagccgaatagaggatcaaataaaattcgcaggagtctaacgaAAAGGAGTcgatatgcgtatgcaggcttctctgcttgcgtccgccgcactgactgcggaagtggacacgctaaagcagaaccttgagcggtccgagcaagagctcgggcgtgccaagaagcagctcgaggacaatgaaggtaagaaataccttgtttaaatatatatataaaaaggtgcaattgcaaaaaatgacaggattatcgtggctattgtaggggccacgtctgaggtggcgacccttaagaaagtgctggtcgaggccgagaagagggcggccatggagcgcaccgagcgggagaagtatgaggccgaggttggcaaggtgcggcaagagctccaggctctgatggaaaaacatgagagtttggagcttgactcaaagacgcgagcgtccgagctcgcggtggctattgaaaatgccaagtctgctaaggccgaatcccagaagaccttccaggagttggatgaggtgaagaagatagcggcgggtaaggcattctttatgcaaagcaaacacataaacgtgagttacttattacttacccaaatccggagctctccaggagcgttcgcagtcTTCCCCAGAGTGTGTCCGATGCTGCcacattctatcgagccgaggagggcagctcgacagagaaggttttctggtctcagtatgctgaggccggacaccccgtgcccctgagcgaccagctgaagcaactggtcgagctccacaaggcggccgaacaggccatgaagggcctcatagttcggctgtggcctggaggggctctgcctgggagctatttcgggctggtgcggtggctggtggaggcctgtccaaggctcgaagtcatcaagcactccgtctgcattgaaggtgcccgtagggcccttgcccgtgctaaggtg
Protein-coding sequences here:
- the LOC125556470 gene encoding glucan endo-1,3-beta-glucosidase-like: MAPPPRHGCMLRAEVVICIFLVIAPFSMAIGVNYGTKGDNLPSPAKVAAFLVTRTNIDRVKLFDTKPDIIRAFAGTGISVMVTASNGDIPGLATQNGADAWVATNIAPYYPATDISLVAVGNEIMDTADKNLIGNLVPAMQTLKAALVTAGYSKIRVSTPSSLGILVDAQPPSAARFRDVWDVAIFTPMLQFLQKTKSPLIVNTYPYFGYNGDTLPYALARSNPGVLDTGTGITYTSMFVAQLDSVYSAMKKLGFEDVEILVGETGWPTKAMDGQIGVSQAEAAEYNKYLIGAVSSGSGTPLMPKRKFETYIFALFNEDLKPGPVAERNFGMFQPDFTPMYDIGIMKDPVKTAPAQASVAPVAPPKVAATPVAATAHALEAAAPTEANGSNSAKASAPASSTGNKSSPTEEAEGSDAQSSTKNEPSEAAAKSGDDEEGDSEKTKPKEESAMPPAAGAASEATNFLFPIPCILAVALCLTVHV